The following coding sequences lie in one Chelatococcus sp. YT9 genomic window:
- a CDS encoding ABC transporter ATP-binding protein, with amino-acid sequence MQPIKPATPLLEATGLSKQFPLARGFGRKTILRAVDNVTMHINAGETLGLIGESGCGKSTLGRMISQLMDPSSGTIRFDGQDISQLPRPERRRVRQQIQTIFQDPYSSLNPVMTVRDIIAEPLRNFDVAKGPDADRKIREVLDLCGIPASAMIKYPREFSGGQRQRIGIARALVLKPRFIVADEPVSALDVSIQAQIVNFLRDLQREFKLSYLFIGHDMAVVRHISHRVSVMYLGRIVETAPSSRIYADPRHPYTQALLSSVPIPDPAREAKRQAKELKGEIPSPLAPPPGCHFNPRCAIADLAICTASVPPLTGLTPDHQAACHLQERAKVLPAA; translated from the coding sequence ATGCAACCAATCAAGCCAGCCACGCCACTGCTTGAGGCCACAGGCCTCTCCAAGCAGTTCCCGCTCGCGCGCGGCTTTGGCCGCAAAACCATCCTGCGCGCCGTCGACAACGTCACGATGCACATCAACGCCGGTGAGACGCTCGGTCTGATAGGCGAATCCGGCTGCGGCAAGTCCACGCTGGGTCGCATGATCTCGCAGCTCATGGACCCGAGCAGCGGCACCATCCGCTTCGACGGGCAAGATATCAGCCAGCTGCCGCGGCCTGAGCGACGGCGCGTGCGACAGCAGATTCAGACGATCTTCCAGGATCCCTACAGTTCGCTGAATCCGGTCATGACGGTGCGCGATATCATCGCGGAGCCCTTGCGCAATTTCGATGTGGCAAAGGGGCCGGACGCCGACCGCAAGATCCGTGAGGTGCTCGACCTCTGTGGCATCCCAGCCAGCGCGATGATCAAGTACCCGCGCGAATTCTCCGGCGGCCAGCGCCAGCGCATTGGCATCGCGCGAGCCCTCGTGCTCAAGCCCCGCTTCATCGTTGCCGACGAGCCGGTATCCGCACTTGACGTGTCGATCCAGGCGCAGATCGTCAACTTCCTTCGCGATCTGCAGCGCGAGTTCAAGCTGTCCTACCTGTTCATCGGCCATGACATGGCCGTGGTGCGGCACATCTCCCACCGCGTTTCTGTGATGTATCTCGGTCGCATCGTCGAGACCGCACCCTCCTCGCGCATCTATGCCGATCCGCGACACCCCTACACGCAGGCCTTACTAAGTTCGGTGCCGATCCCCGATCCGGCTCGTGAAGCCAAGCGCCAGGCGAAGGAACTGAAGGGCGAGATCCCGTCGCCGCTCGCCCCGCCACCCGGCTGCCATTTCAATCCGCGCTGCGCCATCGCCGACCTGGCAATCTGCACCGCATCCGTGCCGCCGCTCACTGGCCTGACGCCAGACCACCAAGCGGCCTGCCATCTCCAGGAGCGCGCCAAAGTGCTCCCGGCCGCGTAA
- a CDS encoding ABC transporter substrate-binding protein encodes MRDWNLTRRGILRTSFGMSAAIVWKPAFAQQKTTLVGALEGDPTVFNAAVSSAISTYVTSSPIHQGLTRIKPDGSIEPLLAKSWEISPDGKTYVFTLRDDVLWQDGRPFTSADVKFTIENAIKTIQPRGKAAYTPVTAVDAPNASTVVYRLSAPSAELMMATDAVCAPIIPKHLWEGKNLATDPLNQKPVGTGPYKLVSYQRGREVRYEKNENYFIKGRPMVDEVVLRIMPDPASRVAAFQQGELDMMYYNALPQSEAIRLSKLPGNKLTRSVNRGAAYHIVLNLKNQHLANKEVRKAIAHAIDRKFIRENIDGGMTASEQLGPVSPADPLYNKKLVDYTFDAAQANRMLDEAGFKRGADGTRFELELGWASSLGSAANIADIIKQNLAAVGIKLNLFSADRAAFDQRAYATGNFAMTIEAVAIGPGVGGIERFYNSNNIRPVPYTNNSDYRSEEVDALFTKQRSILDPVERKAVYDRIQEVIWDELPILPLYQVVFFSITRSNYVTDVYEEGGNGSWATYEDAKIVGVHK; translated from the coding sequence ATGCGGGATTGGAATCTCACGCGGCGTGGTATCCTGAGGACGTCCTTCGGCATGTCGGCAGCGATAGTCTGGAAGCCCGCTTTCGCGCAGCAAAAGACCACGCTGGTCGGCGCGCTCGAGGGGGATCCGACCGTGTTCAACGCCGCTGTCAGCTCCGCGATCTCCACCTACGTCACCAGTTCCCCGATCCATCAAGGCCTGACGCGCATCAAGCCCGACGGGTCAATCGAGCCGCTGCTTGCCAAAAGCTGGGAGATCAGCCCAGACGGCAAGACCTACGTTTTCACGCTGCGCGACGACGTTCTGTGGCAGGACGGCCGGCCGTTCACGTCGGCCGACGTCAAGTTCACCATTGAGAACGCGATCAAGACGATTCAGCCGCGGGGCAAAGCGGCCTATACGCCCGTGACAGCAGTGGACGCGCCGAATGCCAGCACCGTGGTGTACCGCTTGTCCGCCCCCTCCGCCGAGCTGATGATGGCGACCGATGCAGTCTGCGCACCCATCATCCCAAAGCATCTGTGGGAAGGAAAGAACCTCGCCACCGACCCACTCAACCAGAAGCCAGTCGGCACCGGGCCCTACAAGCTCGTCAGCTATCAGCGCGGCCGCGAGGTGCGATACGAGAAGAACGAGAACTATTTCATCAAGGGTAGGCCGATGGTGGACGAGGTCGTCCTGCGCATCATGCCCGATCCGGCATCGCGCGTTGCCGCCTTCCAGCAGGGCGAGCTCGACATGATGTACTACAATGCGCTGCCACAGTCGGAGGCGATCCGACTGTCAAAGTTGCCCGGCAACAAGCTTACGCGCTCGGTTAATCGCGGTGCGGCCTACCACATCGTGCTCAACCTGAAGAACCAGCACCTCGCCAACAAAGAGGTGCGGAAGGCTATAGCGCACGCCATCGACCGCAAGTTCATCCGCGAAAACATCGATGGCGGCATGACAGCGTCCGAGCAGCTGGGTCCGGTCTCGCCAGCAGATCCCCTCTATAATAAGAAGCTGGTCGACTATACGTTCGACGCCGCGCAGGCCAACAGGATGCTGGATGAGGCAGGCTTCAAGCGGGGTGCCGACGGCACGCGCTTCGAACTAGAGCTCGGCTGGGCCTCGTCACTGGGGTCTGCCGCCAATATCGCCGACATCATCAAGCAGAACCTGGCGGCGGTCGGGATCAAGCTCAATCTTTTTTCCGCCGACCGCGCCGCCTTTGACCAGCGCGCTTATGCCACCGGCAATTTCGCCATGACCATCGAGGCCGTCGCAATAGGACCGGGCGTCGGCGGCATCGAGCGCTTCTACAATTCCAACAACATTCGACCTGTTCCTTACACCAACAATTCTGATTATCGGAGCGAGGAGGTCGACGCGCTCTTTACCAAGCAGCGCTCCATCCTGGATCCGGTGGAGCGCAAGGCCGTCTATGACCGGATCCAGGAAGTCATCTGGGACGAGTTGCCGATCCTCCCGCTCTACCAAGTCGTGTTCTTCAGCATCACCCGCTCCAACTACGTAACCGATGTCTACGAAGAAGGTGGCAATGGCAGCTGGGCGACCTATGAGGATGCCAAGATCGTCGGCGTGCACAAATAG
- a CDS encoding MFS transporter has translation MRQHFRVLTILALTQITGWGAVGVLPVIAEPISLDFRSSLPSVFVATTVMFVAMGIAAPWASWAFRRFGTREVMAAGAALIGLGLCLLALSPNLPVFWGSWALTGVAGAMFLTTSAYAYIAEYAGDRARSLIGTLMVVTGLAGSIFWPVTAFLETLVGWRGAVLVYASVMILIVGPVVRYGLAPTRRGMTTDNHRGNAQKGPVFVLLVAAIALNSFVTFGVEAVGIQFLQAMGMELAAAVAIASLLGVFKVAGRVIDLLGGGGWDGLSTGIVAGAMIPMGLAAIWIGGAGTLAIAGYLLLFGIGSGAFAVARATMPLVFYNNADYAAAMASIALPMNLINALAPPTLAFLMSGIGAQGVFAMLGGLSLAAFGLLLRLNFMRVRRTVAG, from the coding sequence ATGCGACAACATTTCCGCGTCCTGACCATTCTTGCGCTGACTCAGATCACCGGTTGGGGTGCAGTCGGCGTTCTGCCCGTGATCGCAGAACCAATCTCATTGGATTTCAGAAGTTCCCTGCCATCGGTCTTCGTCGCAACCACTGTGATGTTCGTCGCCATGGGTATCGCTGCACCTTGGGCCAGTTGGGCGTTTCGACGGTTCGGAACACGTGAGGTGATGGCCGCGGGAGCAGCTTTGATCGGCTTGGGGCTATGTTTGCTTGCGCTTTCACCGAACCTTCCGGTCTTTTGGGGTAGCTGGGCGCTGACCGGCGTGGCCGGCGCAATGTTCCTGACAACTTCGGCCTACGCGTACATCGCCGAATATGCAGGGGATCGCGCGCGCAGCTTGATCGGAACGCTGATGGTGGTGACTGGCCTCGCGGGGAGCATCTTCTGGCCCGTCACGGCCTTTCTCGAAACGCTCGTTGGCTGGCGTGGGGCGGTCCTTGTCTATGCGAGCGTCATGATTTTGATTGTTGGGCCGGTGGTTCGCTACGGCTTGGCCCCGACCAGAAGGGGGATGACGACAGACAATCATCGGGGAAACGCGCAAAAGGGGCCAGTCTTCGTCCTACTGGTCGCGGCCATAGCCTTGAACAGTTTTGTCACTTTCGGAGTCGAGGCTGTTGGAATTCAATTCCTGCAGGCGATGGGAATGGAGCTCGCCGCAGCGGTCGCGATCGCCTCGTTACTTGGGGTGTTCAAAGTTGCCGGTCGCGTTATCGATCTTCTCGGCGGGGGCGGTTGGGATGGCTTGTCCACCGGGATCGTAGCGGGCGCGATGATTCCGATGGGCCTCGCGGCGATCTGGATAGGTGGTGCGGGAACTCTGGCGATAGCTGGTTATCTCTTGCTGTTTGGGATCGGAAGCGGCGCCTTTGCCGTCGCACGGGCGACCATGCCGCTCGTCTTCTATAATAATGCCGACTATGCGGCTGCGATGGCTTCGATTGCCCTGCCGATGAACTTGATCAATGCGCTGGCGCCTCCGACTCTCGCGTTCCTGATGAGTGGTATCGGAGCACAGGGCGTTTTTGCTATGCTCGGCGGGCTCAGCCTCGCCGCCTTCGGGCTTCTGTTGCGATTGAACTTCATGCGTGTCCGAAGGACGGTTGCCGGCTAA
- a CDS encoding IclR family transcriptional regulator — MSDERCSVKEFMMYAGAVATHRIPVIDKMMAVLFALEATPDGVSVAKLSRELKISRTTVYRMLNTLAEHGVVQRHYSDAAFSLGPTLVRLARHVSTPPDIASASRPYMEDLAYRRGQTVKVTIKDGQEAVVVGVALGSGPFSIAAQVGSRFPLHAGAASKVLLAFSDEKEVASLLALELSRHTDATIVDPVMLQKEIDDIRRNGWAVDRGEFISGVRAVSVPLRNAEQRVTAALSVTFVANAEELSDQMLSELLRTADAISRSLGG, encoded by the coding sequence ATGTCGGATGAGCGGTGCAGTGTCAAGGAGTTCATGATGTATGCTGGAGCTGTTGCGACCCACCGGATTCCGGTGATCGATAAGATGATGGCAGTTTTATTCGCGCTTGAGGCGACACCCGATGGGGTGTCAGTCGCGAAGCTCTCCCGCGAACTAAAGATTTCCCGCACCACAGTATATCGCATGCTCAATACTCTTGCTGAGCACGGCGTGGTACAACGTCACTATAGCGACGCCGCTTTTTCGCTGGGACCAACTCTCGTACGTCTGGCGCGGCATGTGTCGACGCCGCCAGACATTGCAAGTGCGAGCCGTCCATACATGGAGGACCTTGCCTATCGTCGCGGACAGACGGTGAAGGTGACGATCAAGGACGGCCAAGAGGCGGTTGTCGTCGGCGTCGCATTGGGCAGCGGTCCATTTAGCATCGCGGCTCAGGTGGGAAGTCGTTTCCCACTTCACGCCGGGGCAGCAAGCAAGGTGCTGCTCGCGTTCTCAGATGAGAAGGAAGTCGCCTCGCTTCTTGCACTCGAGCTATCGCGGCATACTGATGCTACGATTGTGGACCCAGTGATGCTTCAAAAGGAGATTGATGACATCCGTCGCAATGGCTGGGCTGTAGACCGGGGAGAATTCATTAGCGGCGTGAGAGCCGTTTCCGTACCTCTGCGCAACGCGGAGCAGCGAGTGACCGCCGCCCTGAGCGTCACGTTTGTGGCGAATGCAGAAGAACTCTCCGACCAAATGCTCTCGGAACTGTTGCGGACAGCTGATGCCATATCGCGGAGCTTGGGCGGTTGA
- a CDS encoding sugar ABC transporter substrate-binding protein: MTLHRSSDMLNSNKKHSFKYETRGQLVEDAHGGDEMKYLTRRVLVAAAFVLAAGPAAAQQKTITWITHPVIYDVTGKGELLKKFTEETGIKVEVTTFPTDALAQRIPAEFIAGSDAYDVVTMANFWSERLTRYVEPLEPYLAKKPVSGGIEAFSEGFVRQFRIPLTPEGKLYAIPLRMSVDILFYRKDILEQAGVAVPKTLDEYYAAAKKLTKDTDGDGKTDIYGAVYQGIQSNQGLYDWYDWAAPLGVDILTSDGKKAAFNTPQAVKATEMRRRFVAEGLVNPGVLSYSFDDAISAMAQGKAAMSIMFDAYWSQLENKEKSQVAGKIGYAAAPRDPSVSDAYFGRGWGLFINGKSKNKDAAWEFISWLTAPEQQLWMAVNHGNPISRPAVAAHPDFVAKVPVAPALTEALPRARTMPVSAEFVRVQDILVKHISAAQAGTVSARDALAAAEREVAPILK, encoded by the coding sequence TTGACACTGCACCGCTCATCCGACATGCTCAATTCAAATAAGAAGCATAGTTTCAAATATGAAACAAGAGGCCAGCTGGTCGAGGATGCTCACGGAGGAGACGAGATGAAATATCTGACCCGGCGCGTTTTGGTTGCCGCCGCCTTTGTCCTTGCGGCGGGGCCCGCCGCTGCACAGCAGAAGACAATCACGTGGATCACGCACCCGGTCATCTACGATGTGACCGGGAAAGGCGAGCTTCTGAAGAAATTCACTGAGGAGACGGGAATCAAGGTGGAGGTCACCACCTTTCCGACGGACGCGCTGGCTCAACGCATTCCAGCTGAGTTCATTGCCGGCAGTGACGCTTACGACGTCGTGACAATGGCCAATTTTTGGTCCGAGCGCTTGACCCGTTACGTCGAGCCCCTTGAGCCATACCTAGCAAAGAAGCCGGTTTCCGGCGGTATCGAGGCGTTCTCTGAAGGTTTTGTGCGCCAATTCCGCATCCCGCTAACTCCCGAAGGCAAGCTCTATGCAATCCCGTTGCGCATGTCGGTCGACATCCTGTTTTATCGCAAGGACATCCTTGAGCAGGCCGGCGTTGCGGTTCCAAAAACTCTCGATGAGTACTACGCGGCGGCCAAGAAGCTGACGAAGGACACGGACGGAGACGGTAAGACGGACATCTACGGGGCAGTATACCAGGGAATTCAATCAAACCAGGGCCTTTATGACTGGTATGATTGGGCCGCTCCCCTCGGCGTCGACATCCTGACATCGGATGGCAAGAAGGCCGCCTTCAACACACCGCAGGCGGTCAAAGCGACTGAAATGCGCCGCCGTTTCGTCGCCGAAGGATTAGTCAATCCGGGGGTGCTTTCCTACAGCTTCGACGATGCCATCAGCGCTATGGCGCAGGGCAAAGCCGCAATGTCGATCATGTTCGATGCTTACTGGTCACAGCTGGAGAACAAAGAAAAAAGCCAGGTCGCCGGGAAGATCGGATACGCGGCTGCGCCGAGGGATCCGTCTGTGAGCGACGCCTATTTCGGGCGCGGATGGGGCTTGTTCATCAACGGCAAGTCGAAGAACAAGGATGCTGCTTGGGAGTTTATAAGCTGGCTCACGGCCCCCGAGCAACAGCTCTGGATGGCGGTGAACCACGGCAATCCCATCAGCCGGCCAGCCGTTGCTGCCCACCCCGACTTTGTCGCGAAGGTACCGGTTGCGCCTGCATTGACCGAGGCTCTGCCTAGAGCACGGACTATGCCGGTCTCAGCCGAGTTTGTCCGAGTTCAGGACATCCTCGTCAAACACATCAGCGCCGCCCAGGCAGGTACCGTCTCAGCACGCGATGCCCTCGCCGCCGCTGAGCGCGAGGTGGCACCAATTCTAAAATAG
- a CDS encoding sugar ABC transporter permease encodes MAPAILALAVTVAYPILYNVYISLFDWNILDSDAPEQLVGLGNYRTILADPGFLHSLWITASFTIVAVGIEFVLGLSLAMLVNEQIYGRRLVRTLLVAPVMATPIVVGLIFKVLWHAEFGVVNYLLALIGLGPVHWLSEPTTAFIALLITEVWHNTAFVFLVMLGALQMLPAEPYEAAVVDGASLIQRFRYVTLPLLRPAILVALLFRLVFTIRLFDEVWALTRGGPQSATETISILIYKSAFEQFRMGYAAALSILLLILTAILALILIRVLYRSEPT; translated from the coding sequence GTGGCCCCTGCGATCCTGGCGCTCGCGGTCACTGTCGCGTATCCTATATTATACAACGTGTATATCAGTCTATTCGACTGGAACATCCTCGATTCTGATGCCCCGGAGCAGCTGGTCGGCCTGGGGAACTACCGCACAATTCTGGCCGATCCTGGCTTTTTACACTCGTTATGGATCACCGCCAGCTTCACCATCGTCGCCGTCGGCATTGAGTTTGTTCTCGGATTGTCGCTCGCCATGCTCGTCAATGAGCAGATCTACGGCCGACGCCTGGTGCGCACCCTTCTCGTTGCACCAGTGATGGCGACCCCGATCGTTGTCGGCTTGATCTTCAAAGTGCTCTGGCACGCAGAATTCGGCGTCGTGAACTATCTTCTCGCCCTCATCGGTCTCGGGCCGGTTCACTGGCTCTCGGAGCCAACCACAGCGTTCATCGCTCTTCTGATCACCGAGGTCTGGCATAACACCGCTTTTGTGTTCCTTGTCATGCTCGGTGCCCTTCAAATGCTACCTGCGGAGCCTTACGAAGCGGCAGTCGTTGACGGGGCCTCACTGATCCAACGCTTCCGCTATGTTACCTTACCTCTCCTGCGGCCCGCGATCCTCGTGGCCCTGCTCTTCCGTCTGGTGTTCACCATCCGGTTGTTCGACGAAGTTTGGGCGCTGACGCGGGGCGGACCCCAGAGTGCTACTGAGACTATCTCAATCCTGATCTACAAGTCGGCCTTCGAACAGTTCCGAATGGGGTATGCGGCGGCACTGTCGATCCTGCTCCTGATCTTGACCGCTATCCTGGCTCTCATTCTCATCCGCGTTCTCTACCGGAGTGAGCCCACATGA
- a CDS encoding carbohydrate ABC transporter permease yields the protein MNRRTLVLLSLLSLIAVATTLFPILWMVNLSLKTQVQALQMPPEFFFMPTFAAYRAAWSKAGFGPALFNSLVVSALALSVGLILGLLAAYAVSRFRFVGAQTVLFAMLVTRIFPPVALILPFYLNLRTIGGHDTYWGLALAYVALNVPLATWMLKGYFDAIPRELEECAMIDGASRFTAVRKITLPLMAPGIVATSIFAFIVSWNDFLFALILTSRNARTLPVVIAEFVGDTGVDWPEVMAASVTALAPILAATFILQKHIAQGLVAGAVKG from the coding sequence ATGAACCGGCGCACCCTCGTCCTGCTTTCTTTGCTCTCACTGATTGCTGTAGCGACAACGCTGTTCCCAATTCTTTGGATGGTGAACCTCTCGTTGAAGACGCAAGTTCAGGCTTTACAGATGCCGCCTGAATTCTTCTTCATGCCAACATTCGCGGCCTATCGGGCGGCCTGGAGCAAGGCGGGTTTCGGACCGGCGCTCTTCAACAGCCTTGTCGTTAGCGCTCTCGCTTTGTCAGTTGGGCTTATTCTCGGCCTGCTGGCTGCCTATGCGGTATCGCGCTTTCGCTTCGTCGGTGCCCAGACGGTGCTGTTCGCCATGTTGGTGACCCGCATCTTCCCGCCGGTCGCATTGATCCTCCCGTTCTATCTCAATCTCCGGACCATCGGCGGGCATGACACCTATTGGGGCCTCGCTCTTGCCTATGTGGCGCTCAATGTCCCGCTCGCAACGTGGATGCTGAAGGGCTACTTCGATGCGATTCCCAGAGAACTCGAGGAATGCGCCATGATAGACGGGGCATCCCGGTTCACCGCAGTTCGCAAGATCACGCTGCCTCTAATGGCGCCCGGGATCGTGGCGACGTCGATCTTCGCCTTCATCGTCTCTTGGAACGACTTCCTGTTCGCACTCATTCTGACAAGCCGCAACGCCCGAACACTGCCAGTTGTGATCGCAGAGTTCGTCGGCGATACGGGGGTCGACTGGCCAGAGGTCATGGCCGCGTCCGTGACGGCCCTTGCGCCAATCCTGGCTGCAACGTTCATTCTGCAAAAGCACATCGCCCAAGGTCTTGTTGCCGGAGCGGTCAAAGGTTGA
- a CDS encoding RraA family protein, whose protein sequence is MSGQLDANGVDTRALQREAGMMKLERLIAEREIIDTTPFAIPVKDLLARYERLYTGAISDVMREFCLMNQALPGYLQPLRPERTVAGVAFTVKSAPNTKVTGELTYRTQMLDEIGEDTFVIWDTSGDTESTAWGGVMTATAIGKGIKAAAIDGGIRDTHQILQKDFPIFYKYRSPNGSLGRCLITHYQIPIKFGSVMVRPGDVIVGDIDGVIVVPHNVAVDVLLRAEEILNNEKQIFQWVEEGNSIQEITRKGGYF, encoded by the coding sequence ATGTCAGGACAACTTGATGCGAACGGCGTCGACACCCGTGCGTTACAGCGCGAAGCAGGGATGATGAAGCTAGAAAGGCTCATTGCCGAGCGCGAAATCATTGATACGACCCCATTCGCTATCCCTGTCAAAGACCTGCTGGCGCGTTACGAGCGGCTCTATACCGGAGCGATCAGTGATGTCATGCGGGAGTTCTGTCTCATGAACCAGGCTCTGCCAGGCTATCTTCAGCCGCTGCGGCCGGAGCGGACGGTAGCCGGGGTCGCGTTCACGGTCAAAAGCGCGCCGAACACCAAGGTCACGGGTGAGCTCACCTACCGGACACAGATGCTCGACGAGATCGGTGAGGACACGTTCGTCATCTGGGATACCTCGGGCGATACGGAGTCTACCGCGTGGGGCGGCGTGATGACAGCAACCGCTATTGGCAAAGGCATCAAGGCGGCAGCTATCGATGGTGGAATTCGTGACACCCACCAGATCCTGCAGAAGGATTTCCCGATTTTCTACAAGTATCGTAGTCCAAACGGCTCCCTCGGGCGCTGTCTGATCACGCATTACCAGATTCCGATTAAGTTCGGATCCGTCATGGTGCGGCCTGGAGACGTGATTGTCGGCGATATTGATGGCGTCATCGTGGTGCCCCACAACGTCGCGGTTGATGTGCTGCTTCGTGCTGAGGAAATCCTCAATAACGAGAAGCAGATTTTTCAATGGGTGGAGGAGGGCAACTCGATTCAGGAGATCACCCGCAAGGGAGGATACTTCTAG
- a CDS encoding SMP-30/gluconolactonase/LRE family protein, which produces MSSLAQHGRTAMAAHDDLALTASTAVEVICSNLAFPEGPAFAPDGSLWWVELQGGCLSTITPEDVRRYQVGGHPNGLTFDCAGGAWFCDAGMRAIRRLDLAAGTARTLASRGRGEPLNKPNDLAFDSRGTLVFTCPGDSRTEPTGSIWAYHDGIEPEPVADNLYFPNGLALADDGRSLVVAETYRHRLWKGEWDPENLRWINPRPWAEIGGPTGPDGMALGADGLLYVAVFGQGCIKAVDPTGTIVAVYATPGSRPTNCAFDPTGERGLVVTEAERGEVLSYPGLGRGATLFDGCRP; this is translated from the coding sequence ATGTCTTCGCTCGCGCAACATGGCAGGACCGCAATGGCCGCCCATGACGACTTGGCACTCACGGCGTCAACAGCGGTCGAAGTGATCTGCAGCAATCTCGCGTTCCCGGAGGGACCCGCGTTCGCGCCGGATGGCTCCCTATGGTGGGTCGAACTGCAGGGAGGATGCCTCAGTACAATCACACCAGAAGATGTTCGTAGATACCAAGTCGGCGGTCATCCGAACGGTCTTACCTTCGACTGTGCCGGTGGGGCGTGGTTCTGCGACGCGGGGATGCGTGCCATCCGGCGTTTGGATCTAGCGGCGGGTACGGCTCGGACGCTTGCGTCTCGGGGCCGGGGTGAGCCGCTCAACAAACCGAACGATCTCGCGTTCGACAGCCGTGGCACTCTGGTGTTTACATGTCCGGGGGACTCGCGGACCGAACCGACAGGCAGCATCTGGGCCTACCATGACGGCATCGAGCCAGAACCAGTCGCTGACAATCTCTACTTCCCGAACGGCTTGGCGCTTGCGGACGACGGGCGCTCGCTCGTGGTCGCCGAGACCTACCGGCATCGACTTTGGAAGGGTGAGTGGGACCCGGAAAACCTGAGGTGGATCAATCCACGGCCGTGGGCAGAGATCGGTGGCCCCACCGGGCCCGATGGTATGGCGCTCGGCGCCGACGGCCTGCTCTATGTCGCCGTCTTCGGCCAAGGCTGCATAAAGGCCGTCGATCCCACTGGAACAATCGTGGCGGTGTATGCAACACCAGGCTCCAGGCCGACCAACTGCGCCTTCGACCCCACCGGCGAACGCGGGCTCGTGGTCACTGAAGCTGAACGGGGCGAAGTCTTGTCCTATCCCGGGCTCGGCCGCGGGGCCACACTATTCGACGGGTGCCGACCATGA
- a CDS encoding SDR family oxidoreductase encodes MTVASRFRLDGKRAFVTASSRGIGRGIALALAEAGASVVVHGATRLSEVQAVAGEIVASGGRAHALLADFAEPRAVSMVADRAEAAFGGLDILVSNAAVQVRQPWDRMTADAIDFQMQVNFRATLTLITRLASGMMERGWGRILTVGSVQEHKPHPEMVVYAATKSAQTNMVENLARQLAPRGVTVNNLAPGVILTERNTQSLSDQAYAETVKTNIPAGFFGEAFDCAGAALLLCSDAGRYITGTSLIVDGGMHL; translated from the coding sequence ATGACGGTCGCATCCAGGTTCCGGCTGGATGGGAAACGGGCCTTTGTCACCGCGTCCAGCCGTGGCATCGGCCGTGGGATTGCGCTTGCTCTGGCAGAGGCAGGCGCTTCGGTCGTGGTCCATGGCGCTACCCGCCTGTCCGAAGTGCAAGCTGTTGCTGGGGAAATAGTCGCTTCTGGCGGACGGGCCCATGCTCTCCTCGCCGACTTTGCCGAGCCGCGCGCGGTGTCAATGGTCGCAGATCGCGCGGAGGCGGCTTTTGGCGGACTGGATATCCTGGTCTCCAACGCTGCCGTCCAGGTACGCCAACCTTGGGATCGGATGACAGCAGATGCCATCGATTTCCAGATGCAGGTGAATTTCCGGGCCACTTTGACTCTGATCACCCGACTTGCTTCGGGCATGATGGAGCGAGGATGGGGACGGATTCTCACGGTCGGCTCCGTTCAGGAGCACAAGCCGCATCCGGAGATGGTGGTCTATGCCGCGACGAAGTCAGCTCAGACCAACATGGTGGAGAACCTCGCCCGCCAGCTGGCACCACGAGGGGTCACCGTGAACAATCTCGCTCCAGGAGTCATCCTGACGGAACGCAATACTCAATCTCTGAGTGATCAAGCCTATGCCGAGACTGTAAAAACGAATATCCCGGCGGGTTTCTTTGGAGAAGCGTTCGATTGTGCCGGAGCGGCCTTGCTGCTTTGCTCGGACGCGGGCCGGTACATCACCGGTACAAGTCTTATCGTTGATGGTGGCATGCATCTATGA